The Chitinophaga pinensis DSM 2588 region GGGATGGATATAGCGAAGAACGGGTAAGCCAGGTATTTAACTACATGATGGATGAACGGGGATTACCACGTGATACGATGGATGGCTATAAAGACACCATTTTAGGGCTTTACGGTCCATTGGGACAAGAATGGCAGGCACATCATGCTGCCAAGCAAAGCTATATCTCTTTTGGTCTGGCGATCGCTGCAGCAGCAGAGCAAAAAGTGGATGCTACCCCGATAGAAGGCTTCTTGCCTGACAAGCTGGATGAATTATTACAGTTAAAAGGAACGGGCTATAAAAGCACTGTATTATTGCCATTGGGTTATCGCGAAGCTGAAAACGACTGGTTGGTGAATATGAAAAAAGTGCGTACACCGAAGGCCGCCTTTGTCACTGAAATGACTATAGCAGACGCAGCAGTGCTCAGTGATCTTCCGGTAATGCAATCGTTGGGTAGCTTTACCAGGAAGTAAATGTGAAGTGCCTGTTTGTGGCAAATGGCATAGATAATAGATCCTTTTGCTACAAACAGGAACTCATACTAAAAATGAGCATAGTATTTATTACGATAAGATCCATCAATAAAACTTTTCAACAACTTCTCTATATGGGCGGAAAATGTAGTTGCGACAGGCCAGACTTCCCCCGAATCAAAATAGGAAACTACATCAACAGTTTCTCCTGTTCTCCGAAAAGCATAAAAATCAAATCTGT contains the following coding sequences:
- a CDS encoding nitroreductase family protein translates to MSLLDDLHWRYATKKMNGVSVQQEKLDYILEAARLAPSSSGLQQYKVIVISDKALLEKIKRIAYDQSQITDCSHLLVFAAWDGYSEERVSQVFNYMMDERGLPRDTMDGYKDTILGLYGPLGQEWQAHHAAKQSYISFGLAIAAAAEQKVDATPIEGFLPDKLDELLQLKGTGYKSTVLLPLGYREAENDWLVNMKKVRTPKAAFVTEMTIADAAVLSDLPVMQSLGSFTRK